The proteins below are encoded in one region of Paenibacillus albus:
- a CDS encoding MOSC domain-containing protein: MSINVGNLQKMLHGSKEIITGINKTAVGKFPIALSRLGLEGDAQGDLVFHGGEDKAVCVYSAEHFPFWSDRWQKPAEAGSFGENFTVTQMTEHDLCIGDILKVGDAIVQVSQPRQPCYKLGMKHGLPQLAQEVQETGYTGFYLRVLTEGSVQAGDKLILLERHPAGITVTEANRIMHTDKKDLAGIRSLLAVPELAGSWQQSLRKREEALRSND; this comes from the coding sequence ATGTCAATAAATGTGGGAAATTTGCAGAAGATGCTGCATGGCTCCAAGGAAATTATAACAGGCATCAACAAGACGGCTGTCGGGAAATTTCCCATCGCATTGTCGCGTTTAGGGCTTGAAGGCGATGCCCAAGGCGACCTTGTCTTTCATGGGGGAGAAGACAAAGCAGTATGTGTATACTCCGCAGAACATTTCCCGTTCTGGTCGGACAGATGGCAGAAACCGGCTGAAGCAGGATCGTTCGGTGAGAACTTTACCGTGACGCAAATGACGGAACACGACCTTTGCATCGGCGACATTCTAAAAGTCGGCGATGCGATTGTCCAAGTGAGCCAACCAAGACAGCCATGCTACAAGCTCGGCATGAAGCACGGACTTCCGCAGCTTGCGCAGGAGGTGCAGGAGACGGGTTATACAGGATTTTATTTGCGCGTGTTGACGGAGGGCAGCGTTCAAGCAGGGGACAAGCTGATTCTGCTGGAGCGCCATCCTGCTGGTATAACCGTCACAGAAGCAAACCGTATTATGCATACCGATAAGAAGGATCTGGCAGGAATCCGCAGCTTGCTTGCAGTTCCGGAGCTTGCAGGAAGCTGGCAGCAATCGCTGAGAAAGAGGGAGGAGGCACTTCGCAGCAATGACTGA
- a CDS encoding APC family permease, with protein MIWLLVGFVCFIVLCGAALFLARTAEQQMKRSLHQSLYNHSAYVRYMQDKHELNGIGYPQQLTRHMGGFSSFGMAFSSVALIGGAVMLLGPAIAVGGPITVGFGWPVLALFGLITACSLASFTSAIPTAGGSYHWALSAGGRRLGLWSGWLHLFGSLFMLVTTNLLLADWLYALMVEYLNYAGGKELFYILLLAIVSTQALVNARGVHAMGRLLGGSAVLQLLLVAAIISYLAYLVWPGIYPVQVLAGDNNIFSNTVSLAPREPNPNNHSLIIGMLLLQRLFIGYGSPALIAEETNDPRINAPWAIFFSAAAAGVLGFVLFTFLLMHYPLGGFGGYNSYLEMTSWFINMWSKWGAILQSIFLMAIVAACWMNGTAIMASTSRNLFALARDESVPGAKWLAIVSEQFRSPVYAVIVVSSAACAVMLGMKAASLGMTTYEELVQLTALTIILVNAAYAMPIAARLREELRHFRRAGHAKRQKGPWNLGRYSGYIDVTAFCWLTASGGFAFFALSTGVLFSFCAAMIAGCVCIELKHRAILKKQPVKIVGSSRFTRRSIDECIRIERKFPQH; from the coding sequence ATGATATGGCTTCTTGTAGGGTTCGTATGCTTTATTGTATTATGTGGAGCAGCCCTCTTCCTAGCACGAACAGCTGAGCAGCAGATGAAGCGGTCGCTGCATCAATCGCTCTACAATCACTCTGCTTATGTACGCTACATGCAAGATAAGCATGAATTGAACGGAATTGGATATCCGCAGCAGCTTACTCGGCATATGGGCGGCTTTTCTTCTTTTGGCATGGCTTTCTCAAGCGTAGCTTTGATCGGCGGTGCAGTGATGCTGCTGGGTCCTGCCATTGCGGTAGGCGGACCGATTACCGTTGGCTTCGGTTGGCCGGTGCTTGCGCTATTCGGACTTATAACCGCTTGTTCGCTAGCGTCTTTCACTTCGGCAATACCAACGGCAGGGGGAAGCTATCATTGGGCGCTCTCAGCAGGTGGGCGAAGACTCGGGCTCTGGTCCGGCTGGCTGCATCTGTTCGGCTCGCTCTTCATGCTAGTTACTACGAATCTACTGCTGGCAGACTGGCTCTACGCCCTCATGGTAGAATACCTTAATTACGCAGGCGGCAAAGAATTGTTCTATATCCTGCTGCTTGCCATCGTCTCCACGCAGGCGCTCGTGAACGCAAGAGGGGTTCATGCGATGGGGCGGCTGTTAGGCGGCAGTGCAGTCCTCCAATTGCTGCTTGTTGCGGCTATTATCTCGTATTTGGCGTATCTTGTATGGCCTGGGATATATCCGGTTCAGGTGCTTGCAGGAGATAATAATATTTTTAGCAATACGGTATCCCTTGCCCCTAGAGAACCTAATCCTAATAATCACTCACTAATAATCGGAATGTTGTTGCTACAGCGGCTCTTTATTGGTTACGGGAGCCCGGCTCTGATTGCAGAAGAGACGAATGATCCACGCATTAACGCACCTTGGGCGATTTTCTTCTCGGCAGCTGCGGCAGGTGTACTTGGCTTCGTGCTCTTTACGTTTCTACTGATGCACTATCCGCTCGGCGGCTTCGGTGGTTACAATTCCTATCTTGAGATGACGAGTTGGTTCATTAACATGTGGTCCAAGTGGGGAGCAATTCTACAATCGATCTTCTTAATGGCAATTGTCGCGGCTTGCTGGATGAATGGCACTGCGATTATGGCATCGACATCGCGTAATCTATTCGCGCTTGCGCGCGATGAGTCGGTGCCTGGCGCCAAATGGCTGGCGATTGTCTCCGAACAATTCCGCTCGCCTGTGTACGCCGTTATTGTTGTGTCGAGCGCCGCATGTGCGGTGATGCTGGGGATGAAAGCCGCATCGCTTGGGATGACAACCTACGAGGAGCTCGTCCAGCTGACCGCTTTGACGATCATCCTGGTGAATGCTGCTTATGCAATGCCAATTGCTGCACGGTTAAGAGAAGAATTGCGTCATTTCAGAAGAGCAGGGCATGCGAAACGTCAAAAAGGGCCCTGGAACTTAGGGAGATATAGCGGGTACATTGACGTCACTGCTTTTTGCTGGCTGACAGCGAGCGGCGGGTTTGCATTTTTTGCGCTGAGTACAGGCGTATTGTTCTCGTTCTGTGCGGCGATGATAGCCGGATGCGTTTGTATTGAGCTGAAACATCGTGCCATCCTGAAGAAGCAACCGGTGAAGATCGTAGGCTCCTCCAGATTTACGCGGAGATCCATTGATGAATGTATCAGAATTGAGAGAAAATTCCCGCAACACTGA
- a CDS encoding response regulator, whose protein sequence is MIYVLILLPIALILFASKVKQKHRENNKPVIERSPLGDVNAQSVPAHRNAPPIQPTISREASGGAEHSLLIVDDQMPIRIMLRELFEQEGLHVYEAANGTSAIEVASRDKVDFILLDLKMPDMDGIEALQEIRRFNQTVQVAMITAFGDPDKLDKAKALGVKSFFTKPFDIESLRSHVLESLQSERV, encoded by the coding sequence ATGATTTATGTTCTCATTCTTCTGCCTATTGCACTCATTCTCTTTGCCAGCAAGGTCAAGCAGAAGCACCGGGAGAATAATAAGCCGGTCATTGAGCGAAGCCCACTCGGCGACGTCAACGCACAGTCAGTTCCGGCTCATAGGAATGCTCCACCAATCCAGCCTACTATCTCAAGAGAGGCATCCGGTGGAGCTGAGCATTCCTTGCTTATCGTGGACGATCAAATGCCGATTCGGATTATGCTGAGGGAGCTCTTCGAGCAAGAAGGGCTGCATGTATACGAAGCGGCGAATGGTACGAGTGCGATTGAAGTCGCGAGCAGAGACAAGGTGGATTTCATTCTTCTCGATCTGAAAATGCCGGACATGGACGGAATCGAAGCGCTGCAGGAAATTCGCCGGTTCAACCAAACGGTGCAAGTCGCGATGATTACTGCCTTCGGCGACCCAGACAAGCTCGACAAAGCGAAAGCGCTTGGCGTGAAATCTTTCTTTACAAAACCGTTTGACATTGAATCTTTGCGTAGTCACGTATTAGAGAGTTTGCAGAGTGAGCGGGTCTGA
- a CDS encoding DUF3298 and DUF4163 domain-containing protein — protein sequence MAFQFPAVVQASRITFPKAEIWVPVVSGLHNAAARNSINGKIRQTVRELVENQGSLSDPRAEMQGYFEVKTNEKDVLSLSLFNYAFTGGAHGLTLQESLTFDTTTGKSYSLAELFKPGSNYVNRLSDIIKTQIATRQIATLDPFQSIRHDQPFYIADRSLVVYFALYELTPYAFGFPYFPISVYDLSDIINPNGPLGRMDVNN from the coding sequence ATGGCATTTCAGTTTCCGGCCGTTGTCCAGGCATCGCGGATTACGTTCCCCAAAGCGGAGATTTGGGTTCCGGTAGTCAGCGGGCTGCATAATGCGGCTGCGCGAAACAGCATCAACGGCAAAATCAGGCAAACCGTGCGCGAGCTCGTAGAGAATCAAGGCTCACTATCTGACCCAAGAGCAGAGATGCAAGGTTATTTTGAAGTGAAGACGAACGAGAAGGACGTGCTCAGCCTTTCATTGTTTAATTATGCGTTTACAGGCGGTGCGCATGGGCTGACGCTTCAGGAGTCGCTTACATTCGATACGACAACAGGGAAGTCCTATTCGCTAGCCGAGCTGTTCAAGCCTGGCAGCAACTATGTGAATCGACTCTCGGATATCATTAAGACGCAGATCGCAACGCGCCAGATTGCGACGCTCGATCCGTTCCAGTCCATCCGGCATGATCAGCCGTTTTACATTGCCGATCGCTCGCTCGTAGTCTATTTTGCGCTCTATGAGTTGACTCCGTACGCGTTTGGATTTCCGTATTTTCCGATTTCAGTGTATGATTTAAGTGATATTATTAATCCGAATGGTCCGCTTGGACGCATGGACGTTAACAATTAA
- a CDS encoding GNAT family N-acetyltransferase: MSRSLKIEANGVKLRPIEQDELDAAHSLELSCYTPEAAASREAFTFRQANFPQYFWSAWNSNEQLVGLACAVRTYASSCEEDEVKGAHSAESGGNHLCVLSVAVSPSARLGGIGKALMEALLRQAELDHLTSVILMCEEHLIPFYKGLGFRYIGPSKSAHGGIAWHEMSRIIE, translated from the coding sequence GTGAGCCGCTCATTGAAAATAGAGGCTAACGGCGTTAAGCTCAGGCCAATCGAACAAGATGAGCTGGATGCCGCCCATTCGCTAGAGCTTTCTTGCTACACGCCGGAAGCGGCAGCCAGTCGTGAGGCTTTCACGTTCCGGCAGGCGAATTTTCCACAATACTTCTGGTCAGCTTGGAATAGTAACGAGCAGCTCGTTGGGCTCGCTTGTGCGGTGCGTACCTATGCCAGCAGCTGTGAAGAGGACGAGGTAAAAGGCGCGCATAGCGCGGAGTCAGGCGGGAATCACCTCTGTGTGCTTTCGGTTGCCGTATCGCCATCTGCTCGTTTGGGTGGCATCGGCAAGGCGCTTATGGAAGCGCTTCTCCGTCAAGCAGAGCTTGATCATTTAACTTCGGTTATCCTTATGTGCGAGGAGCATCTCATTCCTTTCTATAAAGGACTTGGGTTTCGCTATATCGGGCCTTCCAAATCCGCACACGGCGGAATTGCTTGGCATGAGATGAGTAGAATCATCGAATAG
- a CDS encoding phosphonate ABC transporter ATP-binding protein codes for MIRVSQLTKQIPGGPKVLKGISFDIEPGEFVAIKGASGSGKSTLLRCLAMRESWTSGTYHVNGVDILGKGILGKIKIRREMAYLEAKPVLIKNRSALKNVLIGAVGQTPAWRRLTGMVRNDDYMGAMDMIEKVGLLEKAHQKGDKLSGGEQQRVAIARALVHGATTLLADEPVAGLDPHAAEQVLADLKRMCKIQGVTVIAVMHQGDWAERFADRIIGLNNGELVIDIKGRRLTEREKMLL; via the coding sequence ATGATCAGAGTTAGTCAGTTAACGAAACAAATTCCCGGCGGGCCGAAAGTGTTAAAGGGAATCAGCTTTGACATAGAACCAGGTGAATTCGTCGCCATCAAAGGCGCCAGCGGAAGCGGCAAATCCACGCTGCTTCGATGCCTTGCTATGAGGGAAAGTTGGACAAGCGGAACTTATCATGTGAATGGCGTCGACATTCTGGGAAAAGGCATACTAGGCAAAATCAAGATCCGCCGAGAAATGGCTTACCTCGAAGCGAAGCCAGTCCTAATAAAGAACCGTTCGGCGTTGAAAAACGTCCTAATCGGAGCGGTCGGTCAGACACCGGCTTGGCGCAGATTGACAGGCATGGTACGCAATGATGATTATATGGGCGCTATGGATATGATTGAGAAGGTAGGTCTACTCGAGAAAGCGCATCAGAAAGGCGATAAGCTGAGCGGTGGCGAGCAGCAGCGTGTTGCGATTGCCAGAGCGCTCGTGCACGGCGCGACGACGCTGCTCGCAGATGAGCCGGTCGCAGGGCTTGATCCGCATGCGGCAGAGCAGGTGCTCGCTGACTTGAAGCGGATGTGCAAGATTCAAGGCGTCACCGTGATCGCGGTTATGCATCAAGGGGATTGGGCGGAACGGTTCGCCGACCGTATTATCGGATTGAATAACGGAGAGCTTGTCATTGATATTAAAGGCAGGAGATTAACGGAGCGGGAGAAAATGCTGCTGTGA
- a CDS encoding HAD family hydrolase, which translates to MKQTILFDLDDTLIYCNKYFYFVIDQFTDLMTDWFRGFNITVTEIRDKQTEIDIAGVHVVGFKSDHFPQSFVDTYRHFSNLVGRRTSPVEEEQLWKLGRSVYEHDVEPYPHMEETLDELASRGHELHLYTGGELLIQQRKIQQMQLERYFGPRIYVRSKKNVEAMEDILREGKFNRSDTWMIGNSIRTDVIPALTNGINAIHMKADAEWAYNIVGIDVEPKGAFFTLNQLRDIPTSIYNYLQKRGN; encoded by the coding sequence ATGAAACAAACTATTTTATTCGATCTCGATGATACCCTCATTTATTGCAACAAATATTTTTACTTCGTTATTGACCAGTTCACCGATCTAATGACAGATTGGTTCCGCGGTTTTAACATTACGGTAACGGAAATTCGCGACAAGCAAACGGAAATTGATATCGCAGGCGTTCATGTTGTTGGATTCAAGAGCGATCATTTCCCACAGTCGTTTGTTGATACGTATCGCCATTTCTCGAACCTGGTCGGCAGACGTACCTCTCCGGTCGAGGAGGAGCAGCTGTGGAAGCTGGGACGCAGCGTTTATGAACATGATGTAGAGCCTTATCCTCACATGGAGGAGACGCTCGACGAGTTGGCCTCGAGAGGACATGAGCTTCATCTGTACACTGGCGGCGAATTGCTCATCCAGCAGCGCAAGATTCAGCAGATGCAGCTTGAGCGGTACTTCGGCCCCCGCATCTACGTTAGATCCAAGAAGAACGTTGAAGCGATGGAGGATATTCTGCGTGAAGGCAAGTTCAATCGCTCAGATACGTGGATGATCGGTAATTCCATCCGAACAGACGTTATCCCAGCGCTTACGAACGGCATTAATGCCATTCATATGAAGGCTGATGCCGAATGGGCCTACAATATTGTAGGTATAGATGTTGAGCCGAAAGGCGCGTTCTTCACGCTCAATCAACTGCGAGATATTCCAACGAGTATCTACAACTACCTGCAGAAGCGCGGCAATTAA
- a CDS encoding BadF/BadG/BcrA/BcrD ATPase family protein, whose product MTRKVVVGIDGGGTTTRLLAADLNGEILAYVEEGCCNPGKDPNAKRHVQSGINRVLAAANVGLHQVIAIAAGFAGLDTAEDHEWAADFLQLDGLNCSKVIVNDAVVAHSGALMNKPGIVAISGTGSIIFAINEDNRQIRNYDFRHYAPTASRFLAFDAVYEIIAGNVAVEDDVFVQEVLQFWEKDDVAALSKLGSNGFIADDVELTLRFGLMGPLVTAAAASGSPLARRVCDNAVQALDTGIRLLGSCFEAESVNVAFIGSVIRDDYVRSQLTHALERASNRAYCVVEPALSPAAGAVLLAMEAVGQPADERLVNNLRQYL is encoded by the coding sequence ATGACTCGTAAAGTAGTAGTGGGTATCGACGGCGGGGGAACAACGACTAGGTTGTTGGCAGCGGATTTGAATGGCGAGATATTGGCTTATGTAGAAGAAGGCTGCTGCAATCCAGGCAAGGATCCGAATGCGAAACGGCATGTGCAAAGCGGGATTAATCGTGTCCTGGCAGCTGCCAATGTTGGCCTTCATCAGGTAATTGCGATCGCGGCAGGCTTCGCAGGATTAGATACTGCAGAGGATCACGAATGGGCTGCAGATTTCTTGCAATTAGATGGCCTTAATTGTTCTAAAGTAATCGTGAACGATGCGGTAGTCGCTCATTCCGGCGCATTAATGAACAAGCCGGGCATCGTTGCCATATCTGGCACGGGCTCGATCATATTCGCAATTAATGAAGATAATCGTCAGATTCGCAATTATGATTTCCGTCACTATGCCCCTACAGCGTCAAGATTTCTAGCTTTTGATGCGGTGTATGAGATCATTGCCGGTAATGTAGCAGTTGAAGACGATGTATTCGTGCAAGAAGTTCTGCAATTCTGGGAGAAGGATGACGTTGCTGCGCTAAGTAAGCTTGGCAGTAACGGATTTATTGCAGATGATGTCGAGCTTACTCTCCGATTCGGCTTAATGGGTCCGCTTGTAACCGCAGCGGCAGCGAGTGGGAGTCCGCTTGCACGGCGCGTGTGCGATAACGCCGTTCAAGCACTCGATACGGGAATCCGGCTGCTCGGCTCTTGTTTCGAAGCAGAATCTGTCAACGTCGCTTTCATTGGCAGCGTCATTCGCGATGATTATGTCCGTTCACAGCTTACGCATGCTCTTGAACGTGCCTCGAATCGGGCGTACTGCGTAGTAGAGCCGGCGCTTTCTCCAGCAGCTGGCGCTGTTCTACTTGCTATGGAGGCTGTGGGTCAGCCCGCGGATGAGAGGCTTGTAAACAACCTAAGACAATACCTTTAG
- a CDS encoding type IA DNA topoisomerase — protein MKTLIIAEKPDMGRTIAAVVEPRAQNKRSYLEGENYIITWAIGHLVSLAEPDQYDPKYKRWNAEDLPIIPDRFKLWPNARTKDQLTMIAELSKRCNRLVNACDAGREGQLIFHLIRQYLKMPQPTDRLWISDLTPETIRRGFDSLRSDQDYDPLTRAARARSEADWLVGMNASRAFTIRHKTLLSVGRVQTPVLALLYDRHKEITAFDSETYFVVQATFSQKDFDYKGTWQGDRITKREQADQLAAKVANKSAKIVSYTVNESKEFPYRLYDLTLLQREANGRYGYPAKKTLDIAQALYEKHKVITYPRTSSNYVTEENIPVMGNVLNMLKQTSYADLANGADRSRVHKGNKAVCNPAKVEDHHAILPTPKRPGALSKEEQDIYDMIVRRFLSHYYPPAVYNNHDVLTEVEGEQFRTRAKEQLEAGWRVVLSGADEGDSGAKSKSKGKKKSEDGADDGDDELVETDRPFSVKQGEPVHCDAAEALEKATKPPKAFTEGTLLKAMESAGKAIEDEELRDAMKQTGLGTPATRAATIERLKHVGYITTAGKRLDITTKGCAAIELIRGAGVELLASPEMTGRWEQRLHQISRGEASDEQFIAKVKQFAEMIVGKVKLQRPAAASVFAESESARGGGSKSAKGKGRSAAKTGEASEKKPRASASTGKASKAVASAPARRTATAASTSSGPAVIAPCPRPGCGGEIVEGKRGYGCMKFREGCKFVIWKEHQGKKVTAAMAKALAVNGETRKSTFKMENGESVSGKLVLVNSSTGDVQFQPVQ, from the coding sequence TTGAAGACATTAATTATTGCAGAGAAACCCGATATGGGCCGGACAATTGCCGCTGTTGTAGAACCGCGAGCACAGAATAAACGATCGTACCTGGAAGGTGAGAACTACATCATCACTTGGGCGATCGGGCATTTAGTCAGCCTCGCGGAGCCGGATCAGTACGATCCGAAATATAAACGGTGGAATGCCGAGGACTTGCCGATCATTCCAGACCGTTTCAAGCTGTGGCCGAATGCGCGCACGAAGGATCAGCTGACGATGATTGCAGAGCTCTCGAAGCGCTGCAATCGGCTTGTCAACGCTTGCGATGCTGGGCGTGAGGGACAGCTTATTTTCCATCTGATCAGACAGTATTTGAAAATGCCGCAGCCGACGGACAGGCTGTGGATCTCCGATTTGACGCCGGAGACGATACGCCGCGGTTTCGATTCGCTCCGCAGTGATCAAGATTATGACCCGCTGACGCGTGCAGCACGAGCTCGCAGCGAAGCGGATTGGCTCGTCGGCATGAATGCGTCGAGAGCTTTCACGATTCGGCATAAGACACTGCTCTCTGTTGGGCGAGTGCAGACGCCGGTACTTGCGCTGCTGTATGACCGGCATAAAGAAATTACGGCTTTCGACAGTGAGACGTATTTTGTCGTGCAGGCGACATTCAGCCAAAAGGATTTTGATTATAAAGGGACATGGCAAGGCGATCGGATTACGAAGCGTGAGCAAGCAGACCAACTGGCTGCTAAGGTTGCGAACAAGTCGGCGAAGATCGTCAGCTATACGGTTAACGAATCGAAGGAGTTTCCGTACCGCTTATACGACCTGACGCTGCTGCAGCGTGAAGCGAATGGACGATACGGATATCCGGCGAAGAAGACGCTGGATATCGCACAGGCGCTATATGAGAAGCATAAGGTTATTACATACCCGCGGACGAGCTCCAACTATGTGACGGAAGAGAACATTCCAGTCATGGGCAATGTTCTTAACATGCTTAAACAAACGTCTTATGCAGATCTGGCTAACGGCGCAGACCGCAGCCGTGTTCATAAAGGGAACAAAGCAGTGTGTAATCCGGCAAAGGTTGAAGATCACCATGCCATTCTGCCGACACCGAAGCGTCCAGGTGCTCTTAGCAAGGAAGAACAGGACATTTATGACATGATCGTGCGACGTTTCCTATCGCATTACTATCCGCCGGCGGTGTACAACAACCATGATGTACTGACTGAAGTCGAAGGCGAACAATTCCGTACACGAGCGAAGGAACAGCTCGAAGCAGGCTGGCGGGTTGTGCTCAGCGGTGCAGACGAGGGAGATTCGGGAGCGAAGAGCAAGAGTAAAGGGAAGAAGAAATCCGAAGATGGCGCCGATGATGGCGATGACGAGCTCGTCGAGACGGATCGACCGTTCTCTGTGAAGCAAGGTGAGCCGGTCCACTGTGACGCTGCAGAAGCGCTGGAGAAGGCGACTAAGCCACCGAAAGCATTCACGGAGGGTACGCTGCTCAAAGCGATGGAGAGCGCGGGTAAGGCGATTGAGGACGAAGAGCTGCGCGATGCGATGAAGCAGACGGGACTTGGGACGCCAGCCACTCGAGCTGCGACGATTGAGCGCTTGAAGCACGTCGGCTATATTACGACTGCCGGGAAGCGGCTGGATATTACGACGAAGGGCTGCGCTGCGATTGAGTTGATCCGCGGAGCTGGTGTCGAGCTGCTCGCTTCGCCGGAGATGACGGGCAGATGGGAACAGCGGCTCCATCAGATCTCGCGAGGCGAGGCTTCCGATGAGCAGTTCATTGCGAAGGTGAAGCAGTTTGCCGAGATGATTGTCGGCAAAGTGAAGCTGCAGCGACCTGCAGCGGCAAGCGTATTCGCAGAGTCTGAGTCTGCAAGAGGCGGCGGCTCGAAGAGCGCCAAAGGCAAAGGACGAAGCGCTGCGAAGACTGGGGAAGCAAGCGAGAAGAAGCCGCGAGCATCGGCTAGTACGGGAAAAGCGAGCAAAGCGGTTGCTTCCGCTCCTGCTCGCCGGACAGCGACCGCAGCATCAACGAGCAGCGGCCCGGCAGTAATCGCGCCATGTCCTAGACCGGGCTGTGGCGGCGAGATTGTAGAAGGCAAACGCGGCTATGGCTGCATGAAGTTCCGCGAAGGCTGCAAGTTCGTTATCTGGAAAGAACACCAGGGCAAGAAGGTGACAGCAGCGATGGCGAAGGCGCTTGCGGTAAACGGTGAGACTCGGAAATCGACGTTCAAGATGGAGAATGGGGAGAGCGTATCGGGCAAGCTCGTTCTTGTAAATTCTTCGACTGGCGACGTGCAATTTCAGCCTGTTCAATAG
- a CDS encoding glucosaminidase domain-containing protein: MTGLAAGVLTRTDIHNIRHYVQHKYGDLPNERRAEIVADAMQRVVQRQLPDFPAAHKRRISTDLLRSIASGKQMPIQEKHIFEACMTISYEEEPELLAALQEWTERSLGIKLERDVFRAIVDEAKHIMDNPLLALEAWDAVTGAAAVRAEGSGLLAEVIELSDAYGANRGLRGKSRQFLLMTAVLAAAVLGYYASHTLPLFNSKVKQQPMNLISVELKTKQPQAKLLQGGLPKELRYIEVDQTKLVQFLRNKSSLLAEEPYLSAILSAAKASNIHPLLLFAITGQEQAFVPKTSKNASKIANNPFNVFHSWQEFNTTIADSAKIACKTINRISAERPADIDAFLWLNKEYAEDPNWSSGVSSIMVTMVRQIMIE, from the coding sequence GTGACAGGACTTGCTGCAGGTGTGCTCACACGGACAGATATTCATAATATCCGCCATTATGTCCAGCATAAGTATGGCGACTTGCCAAATGAGCGGCGAGCAGAGATCGTCGCTGATGCGATGCAGCGTGTTGTTCAGCGGCAGTTGCCGGATTTCCCGGCTGCGCACAAACGGCGAATTAGCACTGATCTGCTCAGGAGCATCGCATCAGGCAAACAAATGCCTATTCAAGAGAAGCATATATTCGAAGCTTGCATGACAATTTCGTACGAAGAGGAACCGGAGCTTCTTGCGGCGCTTCAAGAGTGGACGGAGCGTTCTCTTGGTATCAAGCTGGAGCGGGACGTATTCCGAGCCATTGTCGATGAGGCCAAGCATATTATGGACAATCCGTTGCTTGCGCTCGAAGCTTGGGATGCTGTTACAGGAGCTGCAGCTGTAAGAGCGGAGGGTAGCGGATTACTTGCAGAAGTAATCGAGTTGTCGGACGCGTACGGTGCGAATAGAGGGCTAAGGGGCAAATCCCGCCAATTTCTACTGATGACAGCAGTGCTTGCTGCTGCTGTATTAGGTTATTATGCATCGCATACGCTGCCACTGTTTAATTCTAAGGTAAAGCAGCAGCCTATGAACCTGATCTCGGTAGAGCTTAAGACAAAGCAGCCGCAAGCAAAGCTGCTGCAAGGCGGTCTTCCGAAAGAGCTTCGATATATCGAGGTCGATCAAACGAAGCTCGTCCAATTTCTGCGGAATAAATCGTCGCTGCTTGCAGAAGAACCTTATTTGAGTGCTATACTAAGTGCGGCGAAGGCGAGTAATATTCACCCGCTGCTGCTGTTTGCCATCACAGGGCAAGAGCAAGCTTTTGTACCCAAAACCTCGAAGAATGCCAGCAAAATCGCGAACAATCCCTTTAATGTGTTCCATAGCTGGCAGGAGTTTAATACAACGATCGCGGATTCGGCGAAGATTGCATGCAAGACCATTAACCGTATTAGCGCTGAGCGTCCAGCAGATATCGATGCCTTCCTATGGCTGAATAAGGAATATGCGGAGGATCCGAACTGGTCAAGCGGCGTGAGCAGCATCATGGTTACGATGGTTCGCCAAATTATGATTGAATGA